Proteins co-encoded in one Flavivirga eckloniae genomic window:
- a CDS encoding class I SAM-dependent methyltransferase — protein sequence MENQEYYKMYQQENEFWWYKILHNIVKQFILKSFPKGDLKIFDAGCGTGRMIEVLQPFGDVSGLDFSTEAVSFSKERGLKNIYQGDINTWEFKENSYDVIISLDVLYHESIIDEKIILKRMYNGLKDNGILILNLPAFNHLKREHDICVQTKKRFTRKPTNKTLKQLNFKILKSTYRIPLLYFVILALKLKRKIVKPKTTQSDLNMIAKPINGFFTFLGALENKYISKIGSLPLGSSLFIVAKKMSDDV from the coding sequence ATGGAAAACCAGGAATACTATAAAATGTATCAACAGGAAAATGAGTTTTGGTGGTACAAAATTTTACATAACATTGTTAAGCAGTTTATTCTTAAAAGTTTTCCAAAAGGAGATTTAAAAATTTTCGATGCCGGTTGTGGAACCGGAAGAATGATAGAGGTTTTGCAACCGTTTGGAGACGTATCGGGTTTAGATTTTTCTACAGAAGCCGTTAGTTTTTCAAAAGAAAGAGGTTTAAAAAATATTTATCAAGGCGATATTAATACTTGGGAGTTTAAAGAAAATAGTTACGATGTTATTATTTCCTTAGATGTATTGTATCATGAATCGATAATAGATGAAAAAATTATTCTGAAGCGTATGTATAATGGATTAAAAGACAATGGCATTTTAATTTTAAACCTACCAGCATTTAACCACTTAAAACGAGAACATGATATCTGTGTTCAGACAAAAAAAAGATTTACAAGGAAACCTACAAATAAAACATTAAAGCAGTTAAACTTTAAGATATTAAAATCTACTTACAGAATACCATTGCTCTATTTCGTTATTTTGGCTTTAAAACTGAAAAGGAAAATCGTTAAGCCAAAAACGACACAATCTGATTTAAATATGATTGCAAAACCAATTAACGGCTTTTTTACTTTTCTTGGCGCACTTGAAAATAAATACATTTCGAAAATAGGAAGCCTGCCCCTGGGAAGTTCATTGTTTATTGTTGCAAAAAAAATGAGCGATGATGTTTAA
- a CDS encoding FkbM family methyltransferase, which translates to MKLTNRCLNVLSSITRKLAYHQKLNQLYKHFNRMALALGAEPIVTAKMKDNTKILVDLSTRTERVSFYTGKYDPELITVIHSLFNPNKCFLDIGANIGFYSVSMSHLIRNKKATGHVIAFEPFEGNYLRLVKNLEINNLSKVCKANPFGLSNKSDTTEITLREDFKHGANTGNAAIRTSEAMDEGFKVSPIKLERLDDIWHKDFSENKSIDMIKMDIEGHEDFCLDGGQEVINKHRPTILMEVNKPYYEARGVKLDEQFFPLIPENYNIYKQKGTKWERIESLTVCTTIDNVFLIPQEKLSLSGYHIFEG; encoded by the coding sequence ATGAAGCTTACCAACAGATGTTTGAATGTTTTATCCAGTATTACAAGAAAACTGGCTTACCACCAAAAACTTAATCAGTTATACAAACATTTTAACAGAATGGCATTGGCGTTAGGTGCAGAGCCGATAGTTACGGCCAAAATGAAAGACAATACCAAAATATTGGTAGACCTAAGTACAAGAACCGAAAGAGTGTCTTTTTACACTGGTAAATACGATCCCGAATTAATTACCGTAATTCATTCTTTGTTTAACCCCAATAAGTGTTTTTTGGATATAGGAGCCAATATTGGTTTTTATTCCGTTTCAATGAGTCATCTTATTAGGAATAAAAAAGCTACAGGACATGTTATTGCTTTTGAACCATTTGAGGGTAACTACTTAAGGTTAGTCAAAAACCTGGAGATAAATAACTTAAGCAAAGTATGTAAAGCAAACCCTTTTGGATTATCAAATAAATCAGATACAACCGAGATAACTTTAAGGGAGGACTTTAAACATGGGGCTAATACTGGAAATGCAGCCATACGTACAAGTGAGGCTATGGATGAAGGCTTTAAAGTGTCACCGATTAAACTTGAAAGATTAGACGATATCTGGCATAAAGATTTTAGCGAGAACAAAAGCATAGATATGATAAAGATGGATATTGAAGGGCACGAAGACTTTTGTTTGGATGGTGGACAAGAGGTTATAAACAAGCACCGTCCAACTATACTCATGGAAGTTAATAAGCCTTATTATGAGGCACGAGGGGTTAAATTGGATGAACAGTTCTTCCCGCTTATTCCAGAAAACTATAATATTTATAAGCAAAAAGGGACTAAATGGGAGCGTATAGAATCTTTAACTGTATGTACAACCATTGATAATGTATTCTTAATTCCACAGGAAAAACTTAGCCTAAGCGGTTACCATATTTTTGAAGGTTAA
- a CDS encoding glycosyltransferase family 2 protein: MKLKNKIKSALIITTYNWPEALELVLKSVEKQIVLPTEVMIADDGSTDETKKLIERFQYNFPVPITHVWHKDEGFRRSAILNLAISKTDADYIIQLDGDCIIHKSFVRDHLNSVESGIYLFGSRVNIQEPYLNEFFKNKTIKFPYLAKGVKKRNRNIHLPLLGEMLYKKNNKLSGKLRGCNLSYWKTDFLNVNGYNEDMTGWGREDSEFIIRMINKGILGKRLKYKAIIYHIWHKESSKEKLDLNHNIQENALKNKLTWCENGIDKYINVNPVKKEAAVS; this comes from the coding sequence ATGAAATTGAAAAATAAGATTAAATCTGCCTTAATTATAACAACCTACAATTGGCCAGAGGCTTTAGAGTTGGTTTTAAAAAGTGTAGAAAAGCAAATAGTACTTCCAACAGAAGTTATGATTGCAGACGATGGGTCTACAGACGAGACTAAGAAACTAATTGAAAGGTTTCAATATAATTTTCCAGTTCCAATAACACATGTATGGCATAAAGATGAGGGGTTTAGGAGATCGGCTATATTAAATTTGGCCATTTCCAAAACAGATGCAGATTATATCATTCAGTTAGATGGCGATTGTATCATACACAAAAGCTTTGTTAGAGATCATTTAAATTCAGTTGAAAGCGGCATTTACTTATTTGGATCCAGAGTAAATATTCAAGAGCCGTATTTAAATGAGTTTTTTAAGAATAAGACCATAAAGTTTCCTTACTTGGCTAAAGGGGTAAAGAAGCGTAATAGAAATATACATTTACCCTTATTAGGAGAGATGCTTTATAAAAAGAACAATAAGCTATCTGGAAAGCTAAGAGGGTGTAATCTGTCGTATTGGAAAACAGATTTTTTAAATGTTAATGGTTACAACGAAGATATGACAGGATGGGGCAGGGAAGACTCCGAATTTATAATAAGAATGATAAACAAAGGCATATTGGGGAAACGATTAAAATACAAAGCAATTATTTATCATATTTGGCATAAAGAAAGCTCTAAAGAAAAACTAGACCTTAATCACAATATACAGGAAAACGCACTAAAAAATAAGTTAACCTGGTGTGAAAATGGTATAGATAAGTATATAAACGTAAATCCCGTAAAAAAAGAGGCAGCAGTTTCATAA
- a CDS encoding glycosyltransferase family 2 protein — translation MIKVSGVIITYNEEEHLEKCLKSLVDVVDEIVVVDSFSTDRTLEICEAFNVVLIQNKFEGYIEQKNYALSRAKYDYILSLDGDEALSDTLKESILKAKENWEFDGYYCNRLNNYCGQWIKHSDWYPDKKLRLFKKGNGEWKGINPHDRYTLKKGLKAGKLKGDLLHWIYRDYDEHNIKVQNFSSIAAQAYFDLGKKSSLWKIIFNPSWAFFKAYFLRRGFLDGLNGFIICVQTFNVTFLKYIKLYRLHKNK, via the coding sequence ATGATAAAAGTTTCCGGAGTAATAATTACTTATAATGAAGAAGAACATTTAGAAAAGTGTTTAAAATCGTTAGTTGATGTTGTTGACGAAATTGTTGTTGTAGATTCTTTTTCTACAGACAGAACTCTTGAAATATGCGAAGCATTTAATGTAGTATTAATCCAAAATAAGTTTGAGGGTTATATTGAACAAAAAAACTATGCCCTCTCTCGTGCCAAATACGATTATATTTTATCGCTCGATGGTGATGAAGCTCTGTCTGATACACTTAAAGAATCCATTTTAAAAGCAAAAGAGAATTGGGAATTTGATGGGTATTATTGCAACCGATTAAATAATTATTGCGGACAATGGATAAAGCATTCCGATTGGTATCCGGATAAAAAACTACGGCTTTTTAAAAAAGGTAATGGTGAATGGAAAGGTATAAACCCTCATGATAGGTATACACTAAAAAAAGGCTTAAAAGCAGGAAAACTTAAAGGTGATTTACTGCATTGGATTTACAGAGATTACGATGAACACAATATCAAGGTTCAGAACTTTTCAAGTATTGCAGCCCAAGCGTATTTCGATTTAGGGAAAAAATCTTCGCTTTGGAAAATTATTTTTAACCCGTCTTGGGCATTTTTTAAAGCCTATTTTTTAAGACGTGGCTTTTTGGATGGCTTAAATGGTTTTATTATTTGTGTACAAACCTTTAATGTTACTTTTTTAAAGTACATCAAGCTTTATAGGCTTCATAAAAACAAGTGA
- the glf gene encoding UDP-galactopyranose mutase produces the protein MYDYLIVGAGLFGCVFAHEATKKGKKCLVIDKRDHVGGNVYCENVDGINVHKYGAHIFHTNDKYIWDYVNQFAEFNNYVNSPVSISKGKLYNLPFNMNTFYQLWGTKTPEEAKTIIEGQIKEHGRKNPENLEEQALSLIGKDVYETLIKEYTEKQWGKKATELPAFIIKRLPVRYTFNNNYFNDAYQGIPKGGYNKIIDGLLEGIDVKTNVDFFEEKETYTTLAKKIVYTGKIDEFYNYEYGNLEYRSLRFENSRLDTDNFQGNAVVNYNDADVPYTRIIEHKHFEFGKQEHTVITKEYSEQWTPEKEAYYPINNDENQKKYQAYKTLASKESNIIFGGRLAEYKYYDMHQIIASALQKVKKELN, from the coding sequence ATGTATGATTATTTAATTGTTGGTGCTGGGTTATTTGGATGTGTTTTTGCTCATGAAGCAACAAAAAAAGGAAAAAAATGTTTGGTTATAGACAAAAGAGATCATGTAGGCGGAAATGTATATTGCGAAAATGTAGACGGTATTAATGTACATAAATATGGGGCTCATATTTTTCATACTAACGATAAGTATATTTGGGACTATGTAAATCAATTTGCAGAGTTTAATAATTATGTAAACTCACCGGTTTCTATATCTAAAGGAAAGTTATATAACCTGCCTTTTAATATGAATACGTTTTACCAGTTGTGGGGCACCAAAACACCCGAAGAGGCCAAAACAATTATAGAAGGCCAGATTAAAGAACATGGTCGTAAAAATCCTGAAAATTTAGAAGAACAAGCACTATCCTTAATAGGAAAAGATGTTTACGAAACACTTATAAAAGAGTATACCGAAAAACAATGGGGCAAAAAAGCTACCGAGCTTCCTGCTTTTATAATTAAGCGATTGCCCGTTCGTTATACCTTCAATAATAATTATTTTAATGATGCCTATCAGGGCATTCCTAAAGGCGGTTACAACAAAATAATCGACGGTTTATTGGAAGGTATAGACGTTAAAACCAATGTTGATTTTTTTGAAGAAAAAGAAACATACACTACGTTAGCTAAAAAGATCGTGTATACAGGAAAAATAGATGAGTTCTATAACTATGAGTATGGTAACTTGGAATATCGTTCATTACGCTTTGAAAACTCAAGACTTGATACTGATAATTTTCAGGGTAATGCCGTTGTAAACTATAATGATGCCGACGTGCCTTATACACGAATAATTGAGCATAAACATTTCGAGTTTGGTAAACAAGAGCATACTGTGATTACTAAAGAGTACTCGGAACAATGGACTCCAGAGAAGGAAGCCTATTACCCGATTAACAACGATGAGAATCAAAAAAAATATCAGGCATACAAAACACTGGCTTCAAAAGAATCTAACATTATATTTGGTGGTAGACTTGCCGAATACAAATATTACGACATGCACCAAATAATAGCTTCTGCCCTACAGAAAGTCAAAAAAGAACTTAATTAA
- a CDS encoding beta-1,6-galactofuranosyltransferase — translation MYYISRNYKSLFNAAGKAKTDCEFTLRKLGFKNLGFKQSSIPSSAVGTIKNFFGITMALLRLPFKSVLCTQYPNNKFRKYILFFAKLKRCKIITIVHDVRVLKGRVKDIEKELSKIVCSDVIIVHNESMKAWFLEQGTTIPIVVLGIFDYVSEERPLQNKDVNQSDVYNIAYAGGFGDGKNAYIFDFDILDHSKYNLKLYGIGFDASKRKVNEDESIIHYQGAFPSDQIAYKIEADFGLVWDGISTESCSGDLGEYLKYNNPHKTSLYLLCGLPVIVWDKAAIASFIVENNLGIGVANLKDLNAILENLSEEDYKLMKSNVQAVQEKVMNGKFVEAAVTKALEELNNQ, via the coding sequence ATGTATTACATTTCCAGAAACTATAAATCGTTATTTAACGCAGCAGGAAAGGCAAAAACAGATTGTGAATTTACGTTGCGTAAATTGGGGTTTAAAAATCTAGGGTTTAAGCAATCGTCCATACCAAGTTCGGCAGTAGGTACCATCAAAAACTTTTTTGGTATAACCATGGCTTTACTAAGGTTGCCTTTTAAATCTGTTTTATGTACCCAATATCCCAATAACAAGTTTAGAAAGTATATATTGTTTTTTGCCAAGTTAAAACGTTGCAAGATCATTACTATTGTTCATGATGTTAGGGTTTTAAAAGGTAGGGTAAAGGATATCGAAAAAGAATTATCAAAAATCGTATGTTCTGATGTTATTATAGTTCATAATGAATCGATGAAAGCATGGTTCTTAGAGCAAGGAACAACCATACCTATAGTAGTTTTAGGGATTTTCGATTATGTCTCTGAAGAAAGACCACTTCAAAATAAAGACGTTAATCAGAGTGATGTTTATAATATAGCCTATGCAGGAGGCTTTGGTGATGGCAAAAATGCATATATCTTCGATTTTGATATACTGGATCATAGCAAATACAATTTAAAGTTATACGGCATTGGTTTTGACGCCAGTAAACGAAAAGTAAACGAAGATGAGTCGATTATTCATTACCAAGGCGCATTTCCGTCGGATCAGATAGCCTATAAAATTGAAGCCGATTTTGGATTGGTGTGGGATGGTATCTCCACTGAGTCTTGTAGTGGCGATTTGGGAGAATATTTAAAATATAATAACCCTCATAAAACATCTTTATACCTTTTATGTGGACTTCCGGTAATAGTTTGGGATAAAGCCGCTATAGCATCCTTTATTGTAGAGAATAATTTAGGAATAGGTGTTGCGAACCTAAAAGATTTAAATGCTATTTTAGAAAACTTATCTGAAGAAGATTATAAATTAATGAAAAGCAATGTGCAAGCCGTTCAGGAAAAAGTAATGAATGGAAAGTTTGTTGAAGCCGCCGTTACAAAGGCATTGGAAGAACTTAATAATCAGTAA
- a CDS encoding glycosyltransferase family 9 protein: protein MKILIIQQKMIGDVLTSSILFEALRLKYPKAQLDYLVNDHTVAVIENNPNIDNLILFTKEVEQSKAKLFKFAKSIGHEKYDIVVDVYSKISSNLISIFSGAKTKISYHKSYSTLFYHHNIKREKSNSGKSGLAIVNRMQLLAPLGIEPKFIKPKIYLTEKEITNSKRFLEDHKIDFNKPLYMISVLGSGVKKTYPFNYMAKVIDTLVEETSGQILFNYIPKQEAEAKSILDLCKQETQQHVFFNVFGKSLREFLALTHHCDAVIGNEGGAINMAKALGVKTFAIFSPWIDKATWSLFENDDNVGVHLKDFKPELYTKPEKAFKNEALSLYEKFEPQLFEDTLKNFLK, encoded by the coding sequence TTGAAAATCTTAATCATACAACAAAAAATGATTGGCGATGTGCTTACAAGCAGTATTCTGTTTGAAGCACTTCGCTTAAAATACCCAAAAGCACAATTAGACTATTTAGTTAATGATCATACGGTTGCGGTTATAGAAAATAACCCTAATATCGATAACCTCATCTTATTTACTAAAGAAGTCGAACAAAGTAAAGCCAAACTTTTTAAGTTCGCTAAATCGATAGGACATGAAAAGTATGATATAGTTGTTGATGTTTATTCAAAAATATCCAGTAATTTAATCAGTATTTTTTCAGGTGCAAAAACCAAAATTTCGTACCATAAATCTTATTCTACGCTTTTTTATCACCATAATATAAAAAGAGAAAAGAGCAACAGCGGTAAATCGGGATTAGCCATTGTTAACAGAATGCAACTGCTAGCTCCTTTAGGTATTGAACCAAAATTTATAAAGCCTAAAATTTATTTAACCGAAAAGGAAATTACTAATAGTAAACGCTTTTTGGAGGATCATAAGATCGATTTCAATAAGCCGTTATATATGATTAGTGTATTAGGAAGCGGTGTAAAGAAGACCTATCCTTTTAACTATATGGCTAAAGTTATTGATACTTTAGTTGAAGAAACCTCCGGACAAATATTATTTAACTACATCCCTAAACAGGAAGCAGAAGCCAAATCGATACTTGATTTATGTAAACAGGAAACCCAACAACATGTTTTCTTTAATGTATTTGGTAAAAGCTTAAGGGAGTTTTTGGCTCTTACACATCATTGTGATGCTGTAATTGGCAATGAGGGTGGCGCTATTAATATGGCTAAAGCTTTAGGTGTTAAAACCTTTGCTATTTTTTCACCGTGGATAGATAAAGCCACTTGGAGCCTTTTTGAAAACGACGATAATGTTGGTGTCCATTTAAAGGATTTTAAACCCGAACTGTATACCAAACCCGAAAAAGCCTTCAAAAATGAAGCGCTTTCGTTATACGAAAAATTCGAACCACAGCTTTTTGAAGATACACTAAAGAACTTCTTGAAATAA
- a CDS encoding 2,3,4,5-tetrahydropyridine-2,6-dicarboxylate N-succinyltransferase, producing the protein MLELQQIIESAWDNRELLKEESTTSAIRKVIDLLDKGELRVAEPTADGWQVNEWVKKGVVLYFPIQKMETIEAGPLEFHDKIPLKSGYAEKGIRVVPHAVARHGAYISSGTILMPSYVNIGAYVDEGTMVDTWATVGSCAQIGKGVHLSGGVGIGGVLEPLQAAPVIIEDNAFIGSRCIVVEGVRVEKEAVLGAGVVLTMSTKIIDVTGDEPVEYKGRVPARSVVIPGSYAKEFPSGTYNVPCALIIGKRKESTNKKTSLNDALREHNVAV; encoded by the coding sequence ATGTTAGAACTACAACAAATCATTGAGAGTGCCTGGGATAACAGAGAGCTTTTAAAGGAAGAGTCAACAACTTCTGCTATAAGAAAGGTTATAGACTTATTAGATAAAGGAGAATTGAGAGTTGCTGAGCCTACTGCAGATGGTTGGCAGGTTAACGAATGGGTTAAGAAAGGCGTTGTGTTATATTTCCCAATTCAGAAAATGGAAACCATTGAAGCTGGTCCTTTAGAGTTTCATGATAAAATTCCATTAAAAAGCGGCTATGCAGAAAAAGGCATCCGTGTGGTACCTCATGCTGTTGCTAGACATGGTGCTTATATTTCAAGTGGTACTATTTTAATGCCTAGTTATGTAAACATTGGTGCTTATGTAGACGAAGGAACTATGGTTGACACCTGGGCTACTGTTGGTAGTTGTGCACAAATTGGTAAAGGCGTTCACTTATCTGGTGGTGTTGGTATTGGTGGTGTTTTAGAACCTTTACAAGCGGCTCCGGTAATTATAGAGGATAATGCCTTTATTGGATCGAGATGTATCGTTGTTGAAGGGGTACGTGTTGAAAAAGAAGCTGTTTTAGGCGCTGGTGTTGTTTTAACTATGAGTACTAAGATTATTGATGTTACAGGCGATGAACCTGTTGAATACAAAGGAAGAGTACCTGCACGTTCTGTAGTAATACCTGGTAGTTATGCCAAAGAATTCCCTTCTGGAACCTATAATGTACCTTGTGCTTTAATTATTGGTAAACGTAAAGAGAGTACTAATAAAAAAACATCGCTTAATGATGCTTTAAGAGAGCATAATGTAGCGGTTTAA
- the ruvX gene encoding Holliday junction resolvase RuvX yields MARILAIDFGTKRTGIAVTDELQIIASGLTTVNTPELLKFLKNYTAKEQVELFLVGEPKQMDNTASESETYILPFIERLKKEFPNIPIKRIDERFTSKMAFQTMIDSGLKKNQRKNKALVDEISATLILQSYLYSK; encoded by the coding sequence ATGGCTCGCATTTTAGCAATAGATTTTGGTACAAAAAGAACAGGTATAGCAGTAACAGACGAGCTACAAATTATAGCCTCTGGGCTTACTACCGTTAATACACCAGAGCTTTTAAAGTTTTTAAAGAACTACACTGCTAAAGAGCAGGTTGAACTGTTTTTGGTTGGAGAACCAAAACAAATGGATAACACGGCTTCGGAAAGTGAAACATATATCCTCCCATTTATAGAGCGTTTAAAAAAGGAATTTCCTAATATTCCAATAAAAAGAATAGACGAACGATTTACTTCTAAAATGGCTTTTCAAACTATGATTGATAGTGGATTAAAAAAGAATCAGCGAAAAAATAAAGCACTTGTAGACGAGATAAGTGCCACGCTTATTTTACAAAGTTATTTATATTCTAAATAA
- the def gene encoding peptide deformylase, with product MILPIVAFGDPVLKKKGTDITKDYPNLDTLLENMFETMYNAYGVGLAAPQIGLPIRLFLVDTKPFAEDEDLTAEEQNELKDFRRVFINAKITKEEGDEWAFNEGCLSIPDVREDVFRQPKVTIEYVDENFKPYTETFDGLIARVIQHEYDHIEGVLFTDKLSSLKKRLIKGRLTNISKGKIKVDYRMRFPDQKKKR from the coding sequence ATGATTTTACCAATAGTAGCCTTTGGCGACCCAGTTCTTAAAAAGAAAGGAACCGATATAACAAAAGATTATCCTAATCTAGATACACTTTTGGAAAATATGTTTGAAACCATGTATAATGCCTATGGAGTTGGGTTGGCAGCACCACAAATAGGGTTACCAATAAGACTATTTTTGGTTGATACCAAGCCTTTTGCAGAAGATGAAGATTTAACAGCAGAAGAGCAAAACGAATTAAAAGATTTTAGGCGTGTTTTTATTAATGCTAAAATAACAAAGGAAGAAGGTGATGAGTGGGCATTTAACGAAGGGTGTTTAAGTATTCCAGATGTAAGAGAAGATGTTTTTAGACAACCCAAAGTGACGATTGAGTATGTAGATGAAAATTTTAAACCGTATACAGAAACTTTTGATGGATTGATTGCTAGAGTTATCCAACATGAATACGATCATATTGAAGGTGTTTTGTTTACAGATAAACTATCTAGTTTAAAAAAGCGTTTAATAAAAGGAAGACTAACCAATATATCTAAAGGTAAGATTAAGGTTGATTACAGAATGCGTTTTCCAGATCAAAAAAAGAAGCGATAA
- a CDS encoding DUF5606 family protein produces MSLDKVLSIGGKPGLYKLITQTRGGFVAESLIDNKRISVSVQNNVSVLSEIAIYTLTEEVPLKQVLENIKKKENGEPSSVKPKDSKDKLEEYFFDVLPDYDEDRVYASDIKKVIQWYNLLQQNDMLNFLESKEENDTSSDEEE; encoded by the coding sequence ATGAGTTTAGATAAAGTACTATCAATAGGAGGAAAACCAGGTTTATATAAATTAATAACACAAACACGAGGTGGTTTTGTTGCCGAATCGTTAATAGATAACAAACGTATATCTGTAAGTGTGCAAAATAACGTTAGTGTTTTAAGTGAAATAGCAATTTATACGTTAACAGAAGAAGTGCCACTTAAACAGGTTTTAGAAAACATCAAGAAAAAAGAAAATGGTGAGCCATCTTCTGTAAAGCCTAAAGACAGTAAAGATAAATTAGAAGAATATTTCTTTGATGTGTTGCCAGATTATGATGAAGATAGGGTATATGCAAGCGACATTAAAAAAGTTATACAATGGTATAATTTATTACAACAAAACGATATGTTGAATTTTTTAGAATCAAAAGAAGAAAACGATACATCGTCAGATGAAGAAGAATAA
- a CDS encoding Crp/Fnr family transcriptional regulator: MKSIWFFDDVNLFKVLCPHKFKAYKANHDFDAYKKKDYIYFEEDSANKVYLIEKGKVKIGYYSEEGDEVVKAILTRGELFGETAILGESKREEFAQSIDNATSICPIGVDTMHDLMRNNQTFSFKIYKLIGFKLKKLERRLQLLLFKDTKTRLVEFLDELCSDYGYDCEKTGDKVIHHPYTQKDIASLIGTSRPTLNILLNELKEEKVIQFSRKEIRIHKKTA; the protein is encoded by the coding sequence ATGAAATCCATTTGGTTTTTTGATGATGTTAATCTTTTCAAGGTGCTATGTCCCCATAAGTTTAAAGCTTATAAAGCGAATCACGATTTCGATGCCTACAAAAAGAAAGACTACATATATTTTGAGGAAGACTCTGCCAATAAAGTATACCTTATAGAAAAAGGGAAGGTAAAAATTGGTTATTACAGTGAAGAAGGAGACGAGGTTGTTAAAGCTATTTTAACACGTGGCGAGTTATTCGGAGAAACAGCTATTCTAGGAGAATCTAAGCGAGAAGAATTTGCCCAATCGATTGACAATGCTACAAGCATTTGTCCGATAGGCGTAGACACGATGCATGATTTAATGCGAAATAATCAAACCTTTAGTTTTAAAATATACAAGCTAATCGGTTTTAAGTTAAAAAAACTCGAAAGGCGATTACAGTTACTTTTATTTAAAGATACCAAAACGCGTCTTGTTGAATTTTTGGATGAGTTATGTTCAGACTACGGGTACGATTGTGAAAAAACCGGCGACAAGGTAATCCATCACCCCTATACACAAAAAGATATAGCCTCTTTAATAGGCACTTCCAGACCGACTTTAAACATACTTTTAAATGAATTAAAGGAGGAAAAAGTAATTCAATTTTCCAGAAAAGAAATAAGAATTCATAAAAAAACTGCTTAA
- a CDS encoding anti-sigma factor, producing the protein MMIKKMFIAVLAMGFLATSCSNDDDNTPTTANLTLELDGLEALGNGYVYEGWIIVNGAPISTGTFTSVTFPQSFTVDATQLANATDFVLSIEPAGETGVEAATPAKTKLLAGGFSGSTANVNTGIVGDFSNATGKYILATPTDNDDTNESSGVWFLDNTNAPPPVAGLDLPTLEEGWKYEGWAVINGTPISTGTFTKVAATDDAAPFSGSVALPTPNGADGFFPGEDFLENAPNGVTFPTDLKGATIVISIEPSPDDNPAPFTLKPLAHVVPANAADHTVISMGTGPVVALSGKVTR; encoded by the coding sequence ATGATGATTAAAAAAATGTTTATAGCAGTATTAGCAATGGGATTTTTAGCTACTTCCTGCAGTAATGACGACGATAACACACCAACAACAGCTAATTTAACTTTAGAGTTGGATGGTTTAGAAGCCTTAGGAAACGGTTATGTTTATGAAGGTTGGATAATTGTAAACGGAGCACCCATCTCTACAGGAACGTTTACATCGGTTACTTTCCCACAATCTTTTACAGTAGATGCTACTCAATTAGCTAATGCAACAGATTTTGTACTATCGATTGAACCAGCAGGAGAAACTGGAGTTGAAGCCGCGACACCGGCAAAAACAAAATTATTAGCAGGAGGTTTTTCTGGAAGTACAGCAAATGTAAATACAGGCATTGTGGGCGATTTTAGTAACGCTACAGGTAAGTATATTTTAGCGACTCCTACAGATAATGATGATACAAATGAATCTAGCGGTGTTTGGTTTTTAGATAACACAAATGCACCACCTCCAGTTGCAGGACTAGATTTACCTACATTAGAAGAAGGGTGGAAGTATGAAGGATGGGCAGTAATTAACGGTACACCAATAAGTACAGGTACGTTTACTAAAGTAGCAGCAACTGATGATGCGGCACCTTTTAGTGGAAGTGTTGCTTTACCAACACCAAATGGAGCAGATGGATTTTTTCCAGGAGAAGATTTTCTAGAGAATGCGCCTAATGGAGTAACATTCCCTACAGACTTAAAAGGAGCAACTATAGTTATTTCTATAGAACCAAGTCCAGACGATAACCCAGCTCCATTTACACTAAAGCCCTTAGCTCATGTTGTACCAGCTAATGCAGCAGATCATACAGTTATATCTATGGGGACTGGACCAGTAGTAGCTTTATCTGGGAAAGTTACACGATAA